CGATGACGACGCGGGCGGTATGGCGATACGCGGAGTGGACGTTGAGCCCGGACACCTCCAGGGGGAGCGGGCCGGTCTATGAGGCGGAGTGCACGACGTGCTGGGAGGCGTCCGACGCTTCGGAGTCGACGGAGGGCCCGGAGATCTGGAGTCTCAAGCACGCGGGGCGGACCGGGCACACCGGCTTCCGGAACCTGATCACCAGCTTCTCGCAGGCCTCCTTGGTGGAGGGCCAGAGCTGATCTCCGTCACGTAGAGCCGGACCGAGACGACAACCGAAAACGAGACCGGACCACCCCCGCGCCTGGCAGCTACCGGGGTGGTCCGGAAGGGGACGCAGCGGTCCCCGGTGCCGATGGTACCGGGGCCGCTGTGCTGCGTTTCTGCCCTGGACCAAAAGGAGTTGATGATCCGTCATTTCGATCGGGGCAGGGGTGAGCGAGTTGACTGGCGCGGGTGAGGAGTGGCCGAGTGAGGGTCTCGATGTTTTGGGCGCCGGCTCCGGTCTTTGGGTGTCCGGCGTCGACTACGTGGCGGGCTGGCGCGACGCGCGGGAGGCCGCGGATCGGTTGAACCGAGCGCTGCTCGGTGTCGGGTTAGAGCTGTCGGAGGTGCGGGCCGTCGCGTCAACGGATGAGAACGGACGGGGCGTCGTGCGCGTCGCGGGCCGGACGAACGCCGTAGGTCTGATCGCCGGGCTCTTGGAGTCGGTCTCGGATGGCGAAGGCGGCGCGTCGTGAGGCGGCCTTTCCCCGTTGAGCGTCGCACGTGGGCACGTCACCGGCTGGAGAGACTTTGGGCTGGAGCTGCCATGGGGCGAGTGAACAGGGGGCCTTACGCTGGCCCGGCGAATCGGGCAGGCACCTGCCCTGCCCGCTGTTGTGCCCGATGGGCCCCCTGTTCTTCGAGGCTCGCCCCATGGTGGCTGCCTAAAGTCTCGGAAGCTGGCGACCCCCGGCTCCGTGGGCTCCTGCCCGCGTGGTGCGGTCGACGTCTTCCGGTCTCGGGTGTGCTGCGTCTGGGGGCGTCCGGCGACCGGCCGGGACCGGCGGCCACGCCGCATGCCCGGCCGGGGCGGCCGGGCGGCCCGGCGCGCCGTAGGCGCGCCCTTGAGGAAGTGGAGAAAGTTTCGACAGATCTACGGCCGTCAGGGGCGCGCGTTCTCGACGGGCTCGGCCTCGATCCGGTAGGTGAGTTCGGCGCGGTCCGCACCGACGCGGAGCTCTTCGAGCATGAGGGCCTGGTCGTCGGTGCCACAGGTGATCCGGGACTGGTGCAGGACCGGGGTTGCATCGGGCAGTCGCAGCGCGGTCCGTTCGTCGGGGAGCGGCATGCGGGCCCGGACACCCTCCGACCACCACAGTTCGTGCCCGGCCTTCGTCAGCATCTCGTACGCGGTGGCAGGGTCGGTGCCCGGCGCTTCGGCGAGGGCGGGTACGGCCTCGGCCGTGGCGAACGGGATCAGTGTGCGGTGCATCGCCCGCGTCCCGGTGGCGGGGTCGATGAGCAGCCGGTCGCAGCCGAAGAGTGCTTCGCCGGCGCGGAGTTCCAGGAGATGCGCCGTGGCCTCGGTGGCGTTGGTGCGGTAGGTGCTCGGCTCCTCGGCCTGCTGCCACTTGGCCACGCCGTAGAGCACGAACTGTCCGCCCGGCGTATGGCCGACGTAGCTCGTGAGGTCGACCACGGGCGCGCTGGCGGCGCGGACGAAGCTGCCCTTCCCGTGGTGCACATCGATCAGTCCTTCCGCGCGCAGTGCGGAGACCGCGTTGCGGACGGTCGGGCGCGAGACCTTGTAGCGCTCCATGAGCTGGGACTCCGAAGGGAGCGGGGTGCCGGGCTCGTACTCGCCCGAGAGGATCGCCTCCCGGATCGCGGCGGCAACCTGCTGGTACAGCGCTCCGGGGCGCTGGATCTCCGTCATCTCGGCACCTTCGGGTCGAAGTCGTAGGTACGTCGCACGCGCGACATCACTCGTCAGCATAAGTAGTTGACCCCTCGCCGTACAGGACCCCACACTCGTAACTCGTAAGGATAAGTGACGTCAGAAGAAGTCTGGCGTCGTGACTGGCCAGGGAGGCCGACAGAAATGCAGTCCATTCCCGTGGACACGGCGCGACTGGGCGTACTGCGGTGCGCCATCGCGCCTGAAGCGAAGATCAGCAACTCCGAGACGCAGGAGGTGAAGAAGGACCGGGACGGCAACACGATCTACACCGTGGCCGTGACGGTGCGGCAGGACCGCCGGCGTATCTCCGTGATCGAGATCGCCGTGGCCGGTGAGCCGAGGGGCGTGGAGGAAGGCCAGATCGTCAAGGTCACCGGCCTGGTGGCGTTCGCCTGGTCGATGGGCGACCGGCACGGAATCAGCTTCCGGGCCGACGCGATCACGCCGGTGTCCGGCGCCCCGGCTCAGGTCAAGGGCGGCGGTGCGTGATGGGCGCGATCCTGCTCGCGTTATCGCTCGCCGTGCTCGCCTGGGTGTTCGTCGTCGCCGACCTGCTGCGGCGGCAGCGTCCGGCCTGGCACTGGTACGTCACCGGCT
This sequence is a window from Streptomyces sp. HUAS YS2. Protein-coding genes within it:
- a CDS encoding GntR family transcriptional regulator — translated: MTEIQRPGALYQQVAAAIREAILSGEYEPGTPLPSESQLMERYKVSRPTVRNAVSALRAEGLIDVHHGKGSFVRAASAPVVDLTSYVGHTPGGQFVLYGVAKWQQAEEPSTYRTNATEATAHLLELRAGEALFGCDRLLIDPATGTRAMHRTLIPFATAEAVPALAEAPGTDPATAYEMLTKAGHELWWSEGVRARMPLPDERTALRLPDATPVLHQSRITCGTDDQALMLEELRVGADRAELTYRIEAEPVENARP